A genomic segment from Nocardiopsis sp. Huas11 encodes:
- a CDS encoding type I polyketide synthase yields the protein MTSDDHRLVAALRSALKENARLREELDHTARPEPIAIVGMGCRLPGGVDSPEALWELVVHGREAVGPLPEDRGWDLAALRGESGDAPRSSMAQGSFLDAAADFDPGLFNISPREAEAMDPQQRLLLEVAWETLERAGISPSSLKGTDAGVYVGTTGPEYGPRLSQAPADGLAMTGTALSVASGRIAYTLGLTGPAITMDTACSSSLVAVHMAVRALQAGECSLALAGGATVMSSPAPLTEFTHLGGLAADGRCKAFGAAADGAGFSEGVGLVTLERLSDARRAGHRVLAVIRGGAINQDGASNGLTAPNGPSQVRVVRKALSDAGLTAQDVDLVEAHGTGTTLGDPIEAQALLAAYGQERPADRPLWLGSLKSNIGHAQAAAGVAGLIKVVESLRHGVLPRTLHADEPTPHVDWESGAVRLLTREQAWPRTDRPGRAGISSFGMSGTNAHVIVEQAPEVTQEPRPARAAAPRRSVPWILSARDEESLRAQAARLRDHVLDHPDTDPADTGWSLARTRAALDHRAVVVAEDHAAFAASLRALAEGRPDPGTVLGRAGGDRRPVFVFPGQGGQWAGMAVELMGTSPRFADRLAECEKALAPFVDWSLTDVLRGRADAAAMDRVDVVQPVLWAVMVSLAELWSHHGVRPTAVVGHSQGEIAAACVAGALSLEDAAKVVALRSRALLELSGTGAMAAVAQRPDDVAERIAGLGGSVHLAAVNSPTSTVIAGEPEAVRSLVEEYEAKGVRARTIAVDYASHTPHVARIRERLHRELAGIGPRRPEIPMYSTLTGARLDDTALDADYWYRNLSNPVEFAQVTRVLLSDGHDVFVEVGPHPVLAAHVQETAESHGAPDTVVLDTIRRDDGGSRRFTVSLAQAHCHGVDVDWAEAFGDDPRIVDLPTYAFRRRRFWRAGGGDGSAPGAGTLPSADTRPGPDPAHDWVYREDWVPVEATTGRPAPSGTWLLFGSKPSDPVVTDMVAAFERGGCRTRFVDAPASADRDALAELLIDARRTTDTIAGVVALHSLDTTVRGGGVTRPTASTAHQSAVVLLQALGDAAVTAPLWCVTRGAVPAGGGVSDPSSALVWGLGRVAAQEHTDRWGGMVDLPPAEAPGEGEALVSVLTGRRGDAEDQLAIRDGAVLARRLVRAPIGRTGAVRRWEPSGTVLITGGTGALGAHTARRLARRGARHLLLLSRRGTEAPGAQALEAELRSIGAEVTITSCDVADRAALAAVLDGVPEQYPLRAVVHAAASLDDGAIDDLTPDQVACALRAKGDAAVHLHELTQGMDLSAFVVYSSVSAVFGVTGQGNYAPGNAFCEALVHHRRSLGLPATSIAWGAWAGGGMAEDTAVAELLQRHGLPTMDPDAAITMLERALDHDLPALAVADVDWPRFRAAFTANRPSPLLRDLGPFSAEGAGPDQAVTGGLEARLSGLGRDARRRALTEHVRREVAAILGYASGDELDDDRGYKELGMDSVTAIELRNRMSALTGLRLPAGLAYSHPTCAALGRHLEERLFGDPQRIVMTRIDSIEEALAEDEDSAMDREAVARRLQDLLKLLTPSQAGANADEDLESASREELFAFIDDALRD from the coding sequence ATGACTTCCGATGACCACCGTCTGGTCGCGGCGCTCAGGTCCGCGCTGAAGGAGAACGCGCGACTGCGGGAAGAGCTCGACCACACCGCGCGGCCCGAGCCGATCGCCATCGTGGGGATGGGATGCCGTCTGCCGGGGGGCGTCGACTCTCCCGAGGCACTGTGGGAGCTGGTCGTCCACGGGCGGGAGGCCGTCGGACCACTGCCCGAGGACCGCGGGTGGGACCTGGCGGCCCTGCGGGGTGAGAGCGGCGACGCGCCGAGGTCGTCGATGGCCCAGGGCTCCTTCCTCGACGCGGCGGCCGACTTCGACCCGGGGCTCTTCAACATCTCCCCCCGGGAGGCCGAGGCCATGGACCCCCAGCAACGCCTGCTCCTGGAAGTGGCGTGGGAGACCCTGGAACGTGCCGGGATCAGCCCGTCCTCGCTCAAGGGAACCGATGCGGGGGTCTACGTCGGCACGACCGGTCCGGAGTACGGTCCCCGGCTGTCCCAAGCGCCGGCGGACGGTCTGGCGATGACCGGTACCGCCCTCAGCGTCGCCTCCGGCCGCATCGCCTACACACTGGGGCTCACCGGGCCGGCGATCACCATGGACACGGCGTGTTCGTCGTCGCTGGTGGCCGTGCACATGGCGGTACGCGCGCTCCAGGCGGGAGAGTGCTCCCTGGCCCTGGCCGGCGGGGCGACGGTGATGTCCTCACCCGCGCCGCTCACGGAGTTCACCCACCTGGGAGGGCTGGCGGCGGACGGCCGCTGCAAGGCCTTCGGCGCGGCCGCCGACGGCGCGGGCTTCTCCGAAGGCGTCGGCCTGGTGACCCTGGAACGGTTGTCCGACGCGCGGCGCGCCGGACACCGGGTCCTGGCGGTCATCCGGGGAGGGGCGATCAACCAGGACGGCGCCTCCAACGGTCTCACCGCGCCCAACGGCCCCTCCCAGGTACGCGTGGTCCGCAAGGCCCTGTCCGACGCCGGGCTGACGGCGCAGGACGTCGACCTGGTGGAGGCGCACGGCACGGGGACCACGCTCGGAGACCCCATCGAGGCGCAGGCGCTGCTGGCCGCCTACGGGCAGGAGCGGCCGGCCGACCGTCCCCTCTGGCTGGGATCGCTCAAGTCCAACATCGGCCACGCCCAGGCCGCGGCGGGTGTGGCGGGGCTGATCAAGGTGGTGGAGTCCCTGCGCCACGGGGTACTGCCCAGGACGCTGCACGCCGACGAGCCCACGCCGCACGTGGACTGGGAGTCGGGAGCGGTCCGGCTGCTGACCCGGGAGCAGGCCTGGCCGCGGACGGACCGTCCCGGACGAGCCGGCATCTCGTCGTTCGGGATGAGCGGGACCAACGCCCACGTCATCGTCGAACAGGCACCGGAGGTGACGCAGGAGCCGCGTCCGGCGCGTGCCGCCGCTCCTCGGCGGAGCGTGCCGTGGATCCTGTCGGCACGGGACGAGGAGTCGCTGCGCGCGCAGGCGGCCCGGTTGCGGGACCACGTCCTCGACCACCCGGACACGGATCCGGCCGACACAGGATGGTCGCTCGCCCGCACCCGCGCCGCACTCGACCACCGTGCCGTCGTCGTCGCCGAGGACCATGCGGCCTTCGCCGCATCGCTGCGGGCCCTGGCGGAGGGGCGCCCGGACCCGGGTACCGTGCTCGGCCGGGCCGGCGGCGACCGTCGGCCGGTCTTCGTCTTCCCCGGCCAGGGCGGCCAGTGGGCCGGCATGGCGGTCGAGCTCATGGGCACCTCCCCGAGGTTCGCGGATCGGCTGGCCGAGTGCGAGAAGGCACTGGCGCCCTTCGTCGACTGGTCCCTCACGGACGTGCTGCGCGGCCGGGCGGACGCCGCCGCGATGGACCGCGTGGACGTCGTCCAACCGGTGCTGTGGGCCGTCATGGTCTCGCTCGCCGAACTGTGGAGCCACCACGGGGTGCGGCCGACGGCCGTGGTCGGGCACTCCCAGGGAGAGATCGCGGCGGCCTGCGTGGCCGGCGCACTCTCGTTGGAGGACGCCGCCAAGGTCGTGGCGCTGCGCAGCCGAGCACTTCTGGAGCTGTCGGGCACCGGGGCGATGGCCGCGGTCGCCCAGCGGCCGGACGACGTCGCCGAGCGCATCGCCGGGCTCGGCGGCAGCGTTCATCTGGCGGCCGTCAACAGCCCGACGTCGACGGTGATCGCCGGAGAACCGGAGGCCGTGCGCTCACTGGTCGAGGAGTACGAGGCCAAGGGGGTGAGGGCACGGACGATCGCGGTCGACTACGCGTCGCACACCCCGCACGTCGCCCGCATCCGCGAACGTCTGCACAGGGAACTCGCGGGGATCGGTCCGCGCCGCCCGGAGATCCCGATGTACTCGACCCTCACCGGAGCGCGGTTGGACGACACCGCGCTGGACGCCGACTACTGGTACCGGAACCTGTCGAACCCGGTCGAGTTCGCCCAGGTGACCCGCGTTCTGCTGAGCGACGGGCACGACGTGTTCGTGGAGGTGGGTCCGCACCCCGTACTGGCCGCGCACGTCCAGGAGACCGCCGAGTCGCACGGCGCTCCGGACACGGTCGTCCTGGACACGATCCGCCGTGACGACGGGGGCTCCCGGCGGTTCACGGTCTCGCTCGCGCAGGCGCACTGCCACGGCGTCGACGTCGACTGGGCCGAGGCGTTCGGTGACGATCCCCGGATCGTGGACCTGCCCACGTACGCCTTCCGGCGCCGACGCTTCTGGCGGGCGGGAGGCGGAGACGGCTCCGCGCCCGGTGCCGGGACCCTCCCCTCCGCCGACACCCGACCGGGTCCGGATCCCGCCCATGACTGGGTCTACCGGGAGGACTGGGTGCCGGTCGAGGCGACCACCGGGCGGCCCGCGCCCTCCGGAACCTGGTTGCTGTTCGGCTCGAAGCCGTCGGACCCGGTCGTCACCGACATGGTCGCGGCGTTCGAGCGCGGGGGGTGCCGGACCCGGTTCGTGGACGCCCCGGCCTCCGCCGACCGCGATGCCCTGGCCGAGCTCCTCATCGACGCCCGCAGGACCACGGACACGATCGCCGGTGTCGTGGCACTCCACTCCTTGGACACGACCGTCCGGGGCGGCGGAGTCACGCGTCCCACGGCCTCCACCGCCCACCAGAGCGCCGTTGTGCTCCTCCAGGCCCTCGGCGACGCCGCGGTCACGGCGCCGCTGTGGTGCGTGACCCGCGGCGCCGTCCCCGCAGGGGGAGGGGTGAGCGACCCCTCCTCCGCACTGGTGTGGGGACTGGGCCGGGTCGCCGCCCAGGAACACACCGACCGGTGGGGCGGCATGGTCGACCTGCCGCCCGCGGAAGCGCCGGGTGAGGGAGAGGCCCTCGTCTCGGTCCTGACCGGGCGGAGGGGCGACGCGGAGGACCAGCTCGCGATCCGTGACGGCGCGGTCCTGGCGCGCAGACTCGTGCGGGCACCGATCGGCCGGACCGGGGCCGTCCGCCGGTGGGAGCCCTCCGGCACGGTGCTGATCACGGGTGGCACCGGGGCGCTGGGCGCGCACACCGCCCGCCGGCTCGCCCGGCGCGGCGCGCGACACCTGCTCCTGCTGAGCCGGCGGGGGACGGAGGCGCCAGGGGCCCAGGCCCTGGAAGCGGAACTGCGTTCGATCGGGGCCGAGGTCACGATCACCTCGTGCGACGTCGCCGACCGGGCCGCGCTCGCGGCCGTCCTGGACGGTGTGCCCGAGCAGTATCCGCTGCGTGCGGTGGTGCACGCCGCCGCCTCCCTGGACGACGGAGCGATCGACGACCTCACCCCCGACCAGGTGGCGTGCGCGCTGCGCGCGAAGGGCGACGCGGCCGTGCACCTGCACGAGCTCACCCAGGGCATGGACCTGTCGGCGTTCGTGGTGTACTCGTCGGTCTCCGCGGTGTTCGGCGTGACCGGCCAGGGCAACTACGCGCCGGGCAACGCCTTCTGCGAGGCACTGGTGCACCACCGGCGCTCGCTCGGGCTCCCGGCCACCTCGATCGCCTGGGGAGCCTGGGCCGGCGGCGGCATGGCCGAGGACACGGCCGTGGCCGAACTCCTCCAGCGACACGGGCTTCCGACCATGGACCCGGACGCCGCGATCACGATGCTCGAACGCGCGCTCGACCACGACCTGCCGGCGCTCGCCGTCGCGGACGTCGACTGGCCGCGGTTCCGCGCGGCGTTCACCGCCAACCGGCCCAGTCCCCTCCTGCGCGACCTCGGTCCCTTCTCCGCCGAGGGCGCGGGCCCCGACCAGGCCGTGACGGGCGGCCTGGAGGCACGGCTGTCCGGGCTCGGCCGGGACGCACGCCGAAGGGCGCTCACCGAGCACGTCCGTCGCGAGGTCGCCGCCATCCTCGGCTATGCCTCCGGAGACGAGCTGGACGACGATCGCGGCTACAAGGAGCTGGGGATGGACTCGGTGACCGCCATCGAGTTGCGCAACCGGATGTCCGCGCTCACCGGGCTGCGCCTGCCCGCCGGCCTGGCGTACTCCCACCCGACGTGCGCGGCGCTCGGCCGGCACCTGGAAGAGCGGCTGTTCGGCGATCCCCAGCGCATCGTGATGACGCGGATCGACAGCATCGAGGAGGCCCTGGCCGAGGACGAGGACTCGGCCATGGACCGCGAGGCCGTCGCCCGGCGGCTGCAGGACCTGCTGAAGCTGCTCACGCCATCGCAGGCGGGGGCGAACGCCGACGAGGACCTGGAGTCCGCGAGCAGGGAAGAGCTGTTCGCCTTCATCGACGACGCCCTGCGTGACTGA